The Corvus hawaiiensis isolate bCorHaw1 chromosome 1, bCorHaw1.pri.cur, whole genome shotgun sequence genomic sequence CTGGAGAACGGGGAGGACGTGGccacctgccccagctgctccctgatCCTGCGCGTCATTTACGACCAGGTGGGTGCGCGGGGAGAGCAGTGGGACGCGGTTCCAGCCTGGTTCCTCTGAGTCCCGGTTTGCCGCCCCATGCGGGAAGCACGGGGCAGCGTTTAAAAATCCCTGATTTGGGACTACGTTTCCTGCCTGATCTCTTGTTATTCTGGTCTCCTTCTGCCGTTTTGGGGCTTTAAAACACGCGTGCCTGGGTGGGCGTGGGGTAGGACACAGGCGGGACGAAGTCAGTGATGTGAATGAAGAGCTCTTGTGACTGACTCCggcagcccaggcagcagcctggTAGCTTTTCTCACCTGGTGGGCAGATTTCGGCTTTCAAGTTTTGGGAAACAGATTCATACCACTTAAAATCACTCTGTTTTCTAGCCTGGCTGTATCTCGTGGTGTTTTTGAGGTAGAGGAGATCCAAAACCAATGTAAATCGCCTAAATCCCTGCTTGCTGTCTTTAGGAGCAGTTCATGCGGGATGAAGTCGTGGCAGAACCTTTGCCAAACAAGGAATTGGTCAAGTGCTGATGAATGCATCGTGGACTGTGCTGCTTTGGGATGAGAAAGTATGGGGATGGTGACTGCGGAAAGAGATGTGGTCCTCCTCCTAGAAATGCTTGCTGCTGTGGGTTACAAGTGCAATAATTGTCTGTCTTCCTAACATGAATGAGGGTTTTCTGGGACATCAAACACATGAATGGGTTTTGTTCCAAGGGGTtatacttcaaaaaaaaaaaaaaaaaaagttgctctGTGTATTCCAGAAGACTTGAGAAGACTTGATTATAATCCTGATTTACAGCAGGTCAATACACAGATGAAGAGTGTGGAGTTGGGAAAATTACAACATTTAGTCTAGCAGTGGCTTCTTagcctgtggaaaaaaacaggCTTTGTGTGGTTATATGCGAGTGTGAAATGGCATAGAGAGCTGAAATGTTGGGAGGCAAGACTTAGGAGTCCTTAGGACGCAATGCCATACAGAGTTGACACAGTGCAGCATCTCCCAGGATGTGTGCTTGTGTTCTTCGTATGGGCAGAAAACAAGAGACCCAGAGCCAACATTTACCCAGTGCTGGTAAATTGTTTTTACTCCTGTAAGCACAAGGAAGGTGCAGTTGTCTGTGTATCTGCATTGGGGGCAACGCTTGAGTTGGGGCAGATTTGTTTCTTAAATTGCTTCTAATGTTGCTTTGAAAGAACTTTGGTAATTGTTGCCACATGACTCTGACATAATAGTGATAATACTTTTATGGGTGTTGTGTGAAATGGAGTCAACTATTTTTTTACCTCTGCACAGCTACTAATGTGCAAATGGACTGGAACTCGAAGTGGGTTGTATTTTACCCCTATTTTCTCAAAAACTTTGTGGTTTCACTGTTGCAGTAGATA encodes the following:
- the DPH3 gene encoding DPH3 homolog isoform X2 → MAVFHDEVEIEDFEYDEETGTYSYPCPCGDRFLITREDLENGEDVATCPSCSLILRVIYDQEQFMRDEVVAEPLPNKELVKC